The genomic window tcctggatataaattttataaaattagaattattattaagaaaacTTCACTGGAAATAGTAAATATTCTGttaatataaagtataatatattatatatgttctgAACTTTCTATACTCAATTTAttccatattatatataaaatcaatacatagaaatattaagaaataatgcatttttttttgttaactcTATTCTTAAAATGATTCacaaaaatacaatatattcGATGCAatacatataagtatatattttaatacttGTGAGTacattcaaattattttattttaatgtaagtcttttttttttttaattttaagaaaaaaactatataataCGCGTTTAgtgttatttttcttttccaatATTGTGAAATGCATTatagttatttatattttataaagtttctgtgaataaataaaaaataattttaaaaataaatatagtttGTCTTATCATTagaagtataatatattattattaattttttctttactgAATATATTggaatattaaatattttataaatggaacgaaaaattaatatactgTTCTCTGTTAAACTTTCTacttttatccttttaataTGGATATGACATTTTTACAATGACAGGGTATAATAATACCATTGgattatattttccttaccaatattttctttgttttatttataataatattatttttaacaactggattatttattattttaaaaaaataatgtttgtattatttttttagagaGGACCGAACGAATCCTTCAACAAAAACTTCAACGTTAATAGAAAagtgaatataaataattattgatTACTAGTGAAATATAAACAGAATAAGGATTCAAATATCATAGAGTTAGATGaagatatagaaaaaaaaggagaatgATATGAAAAagctatatataataatgaaaaggtGTTAAGagagaaaaggaaaaaatctaatatatatatattaaataaagcaCAATTCTAAACAGAAGTCGCcgattataataatagaacTTTTGAcggaaaatatttttattttgcaaaGAAGTTGATCATGAAAAATGTTTATGATTATTTTGTAGAAAAAAACAGAAGAATTAGAgatataactaaaaaaaaaaaaaaatttagaagttACGGATTTGGAGTtgttacaatttttttctttttatcgtAGGTAATAGGATTCCCTctatttcataaatatgaTCTGTTGAATTAGCTTTAAGACTATTAACCATTTAGTTATATTTGGGAAACTGTAAAAGAGTTTGTATATTCctttaaagaatatttttatttgattcCTTTTGGTGtagttataattatattaactaTCATACTTATAATTGCGATTATTAAAGTcttaattaataatgaaaaatatgaaaaaattaagttgatGACTGAATAAAATAGTTAACgaagaatatattttctaccttatggaatttattaatatgaagAATTATAAGTAACAACTTTagtattttatacataataaacatacatcttactattgtaattttttaaaaatataagtgtatacttaatattcttttaaaacagaaaatatctttttctttattcttaaccaatttttatgttttaaaatttagcAATTTTCTTGTTAAACTAATATTTAAGATtagttaaatattatatcttcatatatatatttgcattcTTAAATAggtttaatgaaaaatatatcattttgagttaaatttaatatataataacacaccccatataattttattgaagtaagttaatttatatttttactaagATATggttatttctattttttatcttgttctattaaaaaatgataattattgaaataattaatagaatatagtattattcttaaattaGCAATAAAAGTGTCttaattacatttaatatagtgaatgtatttatttgCAATTATACGagtacattaatttttttaatttagaaaaaactTAATGTATATTCTATAAGATAATTATTGTATCAGATGCTTTATGAAATgtatttattgtaaaaataattttaatagaaTTGTAGTTTATTTTCTACATGATACAATtgagaaattatatatagataacaatatagtataatttttaagtttGCATTACTTTTAATTAATCGGTGACCTATGGATATTAAGTCTTCACAATTAATTTGTaagttaaaaatacaaattattttatttttgtgtttaattttattgttaatttaatttttcaaaaattgattaaatgtaaattaatTGGAAAAATAGTGtgttatgttttttttttttattgtactaTTTAAAGTTTAAAttctttaattaaatttaattacatattaatatacaatatCTATAAAtccattctttttttttcttttttgccCCTTATAAATGTAAACGTGTATagttgttttatatatacgtaaaactctatattataattagCACTAATTAAATTgtgagaatattttttacgaGCGTTTTTTACtctgtatgtatttatatatatacaagtcTTATATTATACGTTtgtctataaatatattaagtaacgttttattattatattaaatatatataagaatgcatacatattatattaactaTTAGGAATATtgtcatatttataaagataattattttaaataaaataattgtaagagtaaatgaataatatattcttttataatttatttatgattGTTTAGTTCTCTGACTATTACTATGaaattgttataatatatttgttttatattttacatagttgtaatattaagtattttattaattattttgtgtattatgttattttaatgaaaattgatatgaatataattattattttcttatagaacttaatatttttgttgtgttttataaaaatttcttcAATAGCAttgacaaaaataaatagttcacaaaacatattttatgaaaacatattatataatttttttattatcagaattaaatgaattcattatttaagaaaaattattctaatgTCAAAACAGTTATTGTATGAATACActacttttatatttgttttattattttattttttctgtatatatgtgtatagttaaagaataaaactaaatagtactatttaaagatatttaatttgaaaataataatatggatTGAAcgtaattaaaaattataattttcaaaaattattatagatagatataaaattataatttatttactttaaaGATATAGATTGTTTTATAGATTTGGTAGTATGCTATAAAttctaattattatatatattatatatgattatataacgagaacattataaataatacgtCATAAAGTGTcgtacataaatttatttttttcatttattattactattattataaacattagtattatattagaaataatcaattttttaaaaatataaatttttataaattagaGTTTTTAATGGAATGTCATTGTTTAGATtagttattattgttttaatatataaaataaattatattctatatttcttatattctATAGTATATACATTCTTAAACTTGTACTTTCTATATACTACccgaaataaatttttagagatataaaaaaaacttattttattaatttttaaaaacggttaataaaaaaaattattttataattaaaccaaattaaattgtatattttcaagatttataaaacaatgaaaattatattatctaaatgtaattagttttttaaaaacaatattatgataaaacttttataatatatattaagagtTATTTTTCTCGGTGTCTTCTCTAAAAAggattataattatatagcTTTTATTGATgctatacaaaaaaaaaaaaacaaataataataaaaaaaaaaaagaataattaattttaggGGTCTTTATCTTTAAtgaatattacattatttttaatattgtcGTTTCTGAATGTATTacagtattaaaaaaatatattatggaacaaaaaattaatttacttttatttattaaaatttctacTTTTACGCTTTTATCCTGGACAAAGTGTTTTATGAATAATACGGTATGATCATATTATTTGAGAATATTTggattattatcatttttatttttttatttttattaataagattttttagtataaaatattttattctttatataataaatatttactctATTTTTCCAGagtatatttaataagtCCCTGGATGAAAATTACAACCTTGGTAAAACACTAGTTACAAGAACATATAGAATActagtaaaatataagtatGATAAGGATTCAGTTACTGAGCGTTTAAaagaacataaatataagtgTGAATCGAACGAAAAGAAATGTATaactaataatgaaaaaaaaaccacagaaaataaaaaggagtTAAATAGATGTTCATCAATAAATACAGGAGTTCATAAACAacttatgaataataaaacttGTATATTCGAaaccaaaaaatattcccaaattgaaaaaaaaatattcaaagagcttgattatatagattttcttgaaaaaaataggacAATTAGCGATAAAACTTTCAGAAAAGcagtatttaaaaaatgcagAGTACGAATTGTTTTACCTTTATTCATGGTCTTGTTATTATCAACCTATCTAATATTAGATTCTTTTTGTAGTTGTGGGCTTATAAAATGGTTGTTAGTTGTACTGAAGGAGAATATTGGGGCTGGATGGTCGCGTCCTCTACATGATTTTTTGGATAAACTCAATTTAGATATTTTGTGGATAAGTGGATGTGTAGGAAAGGAAGGTGCAAAAAGAACGTGGACGTTTATAACTATACCATTTCTGTACTATGTAATTTATTGTATGCCTTTGTTTATAATAGGTGTCAcgattatattatatatcatttactaccataaaaaagttaaaaaatatcaaaatattaagtTCAGGAAaggataaatattataagaaatatttttctttataattaaatcaACAATATGAATTATTGTCTAAGACATCCTTAATGATATGactaataattatattcataattgctaaaaatttcataaatatacgtacatgtacCTGGCTTCACTAAGATGCacagaataaaataatttgttacGCCTTTTATTGTGAATTtgaacataatattttttttaaatttgtagTTTAAAGTATCTTTTCAGATTAATTAAATTCTTTcgcttaatatatatatttgtgtatatcGATAGATTCCtgtgaaaaatatttacttatgcgttataattaatatatgataaaataattaatatacttCTATTGATgttttgtattaatttatattttaagtataaCCAATAGTTggtgatatttttttatttttttctgtgctaaatatatttatttgttcatgtatttagaaaaacatttaattagctttaaattaaataaattatatattattttgtgtgAAATAGCAcgaaatgaatatatataattgtatatatatatatatatatatatacataaatgaaaactttgtatataatatattaaatgagttttatgagaaatataaaatggaaaaattccAAAGTAAAGccctttttattaaacatcAGTTTTTTGAcacaatataaaatgtaacatataaataggcaataatataataactttattaaatattggttatatataattgctTAATAACTTAGgatttcttaatattaacaatttaATGATGCACTAAtgtctttttatttctttattattacgtataattgtaaaaaattaattaaatatatattatatagaaaacatataaatatactatatatatattttggcatt from Plasmodium malariae genome assembly, chromosome: 13 includes these protein-coding regions:
- the PmUG01_13068400 gene encoding fam-l protein, with the protein product MEQKINLLLFIKISTFTLLSWTKCFMNNTSIFNKSLDENYNLGKTLVTRTYRILVKYKYDKDSVTERLKEHKYKCESNEKKCITNNEKKTTENKKELNRCSSINTGVHKQLMNNKTCIFETKKYSQIEKKIFKELDYIDFLEKNRTISDKTFRKAVFKKCRVRIVLPLFMVLLLSTYLILDSFCSCGLIKWLLVVLKENIGAGWSRPLHDFLDKLNLDILWISGCVGKEGAKRTWTFITIPFLYYVIYCMPLFIIGVTIILYIIYYHKKVKKYQNIKFRKG